In the genome of Helicobacter colisuis, one region contains:
- the pta gene encoding phosphate acetyltransferase: MGFIETIKEKAKANQKTIVLPETNDIRTLEAAHKVLKEKIANLILLGDEATLKAEAAKANLNLDAATFINPASCDELENYVELFVKLRGHKGLSEKSARALLLENPLYFGVALVKSQKADGMVAGAINSTADVLRASLQILGTKKDSKLVSAFFLMVVPNCDYGEKGIFIFADSGLVQNPNAQELASIAIDSAKSFQSLVGKEPIVAMLSHSTKGSAKHPDVDKVIEATKLAQSLAPQIAIDGEFQLDAAIVPSVGKSKAPESKIAGYANVLVFPDLDSGNIGYKLTQRLAKAEAYGPITQGIAAPVNDLSRGCSSDDIVGVVAVTALQAQQN; this comes from the coding sequence ATGGGCTTTATTGAAACAATTAAAGAAAAGGCAAAGGCAAATCAAAAAACTATTGTCCTACCTGAAACTAACGACATACGCACTCTTGAAGCTGCACATAAAGTTTTGAAAGAAAAAATTGCAAATCTCATTTTGTTGGGAGATGAAGCTACTCTCAAGGCAGAAGCAGCAAAAGCCAATTTGAATTTAGATGCGGCAACTTTTATCAATCCCGCTTCCTGTGATGAACTAGAAAACTATGTGGAGCTATTTGTTAAGCTTCGAGGACATAAAGGTTTGAGTGAAAAATCTGCTAGAGCGTTGCTTTTAGAAAATCCACTTTATTTTGGAGTGGCTTTGGTCAAATCCCAAAAAGCAGATGGAATGGTAGCAGGAGCTATTAACTCTACTGCTGATGTGTTGCGTGCAAGTTTGCAGATTTTGGGGACAAAAAAAGATTCCAAGCTTGTTTCTGCTTTCTTTTTAATGGTAGTTCCCAATTGTGATTATGGTGAAAAAGGAATTTTTATTTTTGCTGATAGTGGTTTGGTGCAAAATCCAAATGCTCAAGAGCTCGCCTCAATTGCTATTGATTCAGCCAAAAGCTTTCAGTCTCTTGTGGGTAAAGAACCCATTGTAGCAATGCTTTCTCACTCAACCAAAGGAAGTGCTAAACACCCCGATGTTGATAAAGTCATAGAAGCCACTAAACTCGCCCAAAGTCTTGCTCCACAAATTGCCATTGATGGAGAATTTCAGCTTGATGCAGCCATTGTCCCAAGTGTTGGTAAATCAAAGGCTCCTGAAAGCAAAATCGCAGGATATGCTAATGTTTTAGTTTTCCCAGACTTGGATTCGGGAAATATTGGTTATAAACTCACACAAAGACTAGCCAAAGCTGAAGCTTATGGACCAATCACACAAGGGATTGCTGCGCCTGTGAATGATCTCTCAAGAGGTTGCAGCAGTGATGACATTGTTGGAGTTGTTGCTGTCACAGCGCTCCAAGCACAACAAAATTAG
- the era gene encoding GTPase Era: protein MESRAGFVAVLGRPNAGKSTFLNTLLGERLALVSHKANATRKRMNLVLMHEGVQIVFVDTPGIHKQEKLLNQYMLKEAMQAMQDCDFLLFLAPVSDKIGFYEEFLQSAKNKPHLLLLTKSDSISKEELFCKIQEYQKYQDFYKALIPISYRDLGSLKNVVKKLAEMMPPNPYYYNPEILSPNSTKEIVKEMIRESCFENLSDELPYESDVVVNLYKEKKDLDYIKATIVTHKESQKAMVIGKEGKTLKRIGKSAREKIEKFIEKKVYLELLVKVVSGWSKQKESLKKVGYDFED, encoded by the coding sequence TTGGAAAGTAGAGCAGGATTTGTAGCGGTATTGGGACGACCAAATGCAGGGAAAAGCACTTTTTTAAATACGCTTTTGGGTGAGAGATTAGCGCTTGTTTCACATAAGGCAAATGCAACAAGAAAGCGAATGAATTTGGTTTTAATGCACGAAGGGGTGCAAATTGTCTTTGTGGATACTCCTGGGATTCATAAACAGGAAAAATTACTCAATCAGTATATGTTAAAAGAAGCAATGCAGGCGATGCAAGATTGCGATTTTTTGCTTTTTTTAGCACCAGTTAGCGATAAGATTGGTTTTTATGAAGAGTTTTTGCAAAGTGCAAAAAATAAACCCCATTTACTACTTTTAACTAAGAGTGATAGTATAAGTAAAGAAGAGTTGTTTTGCAAAATACAAGAATATCAAAAATATCAAGATTTCTATAAAGCATTGATACCTATTTCTTATAGGGATTTGGGCTCTTTAAAAAATGTTGTGAAAAAATTAGCAGAAATGATGCCACCAAATCCTTATTACTATAATCCAGAAATTTTAAGCCCAAATAGCACCAAAGAGATTGTAAAAGAGATGATTAGAGAATCGTGTTTTGAAAATCTTAGTGATGAGCTACCCTATGAAAGTGATGTTGTAGTCAATCTTTATAAAGAAAAAAAGGATTTGGATTATATCAAAGCAACTATCGTTACTCACAAAGAAAGCCAAAAAGCAATGGTAATTGGCAAAGAGGGTAAAACTTTAAAAAGAATTGGAAAAAGCGCAAGAGAGAAAATAGAGAAGTTTATCGAGAAAAAAGTGTATTTAGAGCTTTTGGTTAAAGTTGTGTCAGGCTGGAGTAAGCAAAAAGAAAGCTTAAAGAAAGTTGGCTATGATTTTGAAGATTAA
- a CDS encoding MFS transporter, with amino-acid sequence MKEHSLIKQTIPLSIILAGRFFGLFVVMPLLSLYALSLEGMNPTLMGIAIGGYALTQVLFQIPFGFLSDKFGRKSIIALGLLIFVLGSIVCAMSDNIYMLIVGRFLQGAGAIGGVVSAMIADLVREEKRTKAMALMGATISLSFTAALILGPILGAYFGVASLFWITAVLGVLSLGILILFVPEAPKIHYSFISSSDNYMTILKNKNLQIMNITNFLQKSFMTLAFLIIPIALTKGFEMPKEDLYQVYIPASLFGFFAMIPAAIFAEKKGKFKNVLVLGILLFMLAYLLMLSQNIWLFVVGVLIFFIGFSVHEPVMQSLASRYCKAHQKGSALGIFTSFGYFGSFIGALIGGLLYEYFGMFAISVFVVLVSFLWILLLVFLASPTSQKNFYLPLRESVKNEDLEILAELKGVLEWFINQNEKVAVIKYDKNLILEQEIKEFIATNLQEKIKEN; translated from the coding sequence ATGAAAGAGCATTCTTTAATAAAGCAAACAATACCTTTAAGTATTATTTTGGCAGGACGATTTTTTGGTTTATTTGTTGTTATGCCACTTTTATCCTTATATGCCCTCTCTTTAGAAGGAATGAATCCTACTTTGATGGGCATTGCTATAGGTGGCTATGCGCTTACTCAAGTCTTATTTCAAATACCTTTTGGTTTTTTGAGTGATAAATTTGGGCGCAAAAGTATTATTGCTCTTGGATTACTGATTTTTGTTTTAGGTTCTATTGTTTGTGCGATGAGTGATAATATTTATATGCTTATTGTAGGGAGATTCTTGCAGGGAGCAGGAGCGATTGGAGGAGTGGTAAGTGCGATGATTGCAGATTTGGTGCGTGAAGAAAAACGCACTAAAGCTATGGCATTAATGGGCGCTACTATTTCTCTTAGTTTTACAGCCGCTTTGATTTTAGGTCCTATTTTGGGGGCTTATTTTGGCGTAGCAAGTTTGTTTTGGATTACGGCTGTTTTGGGAGTTTTGAGCTTAGGAATCTTGATTTTATTTGTGCCAGAAGCCCCCAAGATTCATTATAGTTTTATCTCAAGTTCAGATAATTATATGACAATTTTAAAAAATAAGAATCTACAAATTATGAATATCACCAACTTTTTACAAAAAAGTTTTATGACTTTAGCGTTTTTAATTATTCCCATTGCGCTAACTAAAGGCTTTGAAATGCCTAAAGAAGATTTATATCAAGTTTATATTCCAGCTAGTCTTTTTGGGTTTTTTGCGATGATTCCAGCAGCTATTTTTGCAGAAAAAAAAGGTAAGTTTAAAAATGTTTTGGTGCTTGGAATCTTGCTTTTTATGTTGGCATATCTTTTAATGCTTAGTCAAAATATTTGGCTGTTTGTTGTTGGGGTTTTAATATTTTTTATTGGGTTTTCAGTGCATGAGCCCGTTATGCAGAGTCTTGCTAGTCGCTATTGTAAAGCGCATCAAAAAGGTAGTGCTTTAGGAATTTTTACTTCTTTTGGATATTTTGGTTCTTTTATTGGTGCGCTTATTGGCGGGCTATTGTATGAGTATTTTGGTATGTTTGCCATTAGTGTTTTTGTAGTTTTAGTTTCGTTTTTGTGGATTTTACTTTTGGTGTTTTTGGCTAGTCCAACTTCCCAGAAAAATTTCTATTTGCCTTTGAGGGAAAGTGTTAAAAATGAAGATTTGGAGATTTTAGCAGAACTTAAGGGAGTTTTGGAATGGTTTATTAATCAAAATGAAAAAGTAGCAGTCATCAAATATGATAAAAACTTAATTTTAGAGCAAGAAATTAAAGAATTTATCGCTACAAATCTTCAAGAAAAAATTAAAGAAAATTAA
- a CDS encoding acetate kinase, which produces MDILVINCGSSSLKYQLINTDTEAVLAAGICDRIGISGGQFTYKPQGGEKSIQNTEMKDHEVAIKLVLEALTNPKTGIISSLDEIKAVGHRIVHGGEHFTHSAVITDEVISHIEECADLAPLHNPAHLLGIRACQALMPSTPMVAVFDTAFHQTMPPKAFIYGLPYEYYEKYKVRRYGFHGTSHSYVSKRTAEFLKIPLENSKIITCHLGNGSSICAIENGKSIDTSMGLTPLEGLVMGTRSGDLDPAVIDYIAQKENLSTKEIMNILNKKSGVLGISGLSSDFRDLLAADENGDLKARFAREVFAYRVAKYIGSYTAALTGVDAITFCAGVGENAKFIRGKIVSHLQFLGITLDEEANLATVGVEGIISTPDSKVKVCVIPTNEELMIARDTKALVSKMK; this is translated from the coding sequence ATGGATATTTTAGTTATTAATTGTGGAAGCTCTTCTCTTAAATATCAACTTATCAATACTGATACAGAAGCTGTTTTAGCAGCTGGAATCTGCGATAGAATCGGCATTAGTGGAGGGCAATTTACTTATAAGCCACAAGGCGGTGAAAAATCTATTCAAAATACTGAAATGAAAGACCATGAAGTCGCAATAAAGCTCGTGTTAGAAGCGCTTACCAATCCTAAAACAGGCATTATTAGCTCTTTAGATGAAATCAAAGCAGTAGGACATAGAATCGTGCATGGCGGAGAACACTTCACACATTCAGCTGTTATTACTGATGAAGTGATTTCACACATTGAAGAATGTGCCGATCTTGCACCTTTGCACAATCCCGCACATTTATTGGGAATCCGCGCTTGTCAAGCTTTAATGCCAAGCACTCCAATGGTTGCAGTCTTTGACACAGCATTTCACCAAACTATGCCACCAAAGGCTTTTATCTATGGACTTCCTTATGAATACTATGAAAAATACAAAGTTCGTCGCTATGGATTCCACGGCACTAGTCATAGCTATGTCTCTAAACGCACTGCAGAATTTTTAAAAATCCCACTTGAAAATTCCAAAATTATCACCTGTCATTTAGGTAATGGATCTAGTATTTGTGCTATAGAAAATGGAAAAAGCATTGATACAAGTATGGGATTAACTCCGCTTGAAGGCTTAGTTATGGGAACAAGAAGTGGAGATCTTGATCCTGCAGTTATTGATTATATCGCCCAAAAAGAAAATTTAAGCACAAAAGAAATTATGAATATTTTAAATAAAAAATCTGGTGTTCTTGGAATCTCTGGGCTTTCAAGCGATTTTAGAGATTTGTTAGCAGCTGATGAAAATGGAGATTTAAAAGCTCGTTTTGCTAGAGAAGTCTTTGCTTATAGAGTGGCAAAATACATTGGATCTTATACTGCTGCGCTAACTGGAGTTGATGCTATTACCTTTTGTGCTGGAGTGGGAGAAAATGCAAAATTCATTCGCGGTAAAATCGTCTCCCACTTACAATTCTTAGGAATCACCTTAGATGAAGAAGCAAATCTTGCAACCGTTGGTGTTGAAGGAATCATCTCTACCCCTGATTCTAAAGTCAAAGTATGTGTAATCCCTACCAATGAAGAACTAATGATAGCACGCGATACCAAAGCACTCGTATCCAAAATGAAATAA
- the hslU gene encoding HslU--HslV peptidase ATPase subunit, which yields MTPKEIVSYLDEYIIGQNDAKKIVAIALRNRYRRLQLPKEIQEEVMPKNILMIGSTGVGKTEIARRMAKMMGLPFVKVEASKYTEVGFVGRDVESMVRDLVVASINLVKEEHRQKNAQGIQKYVLDKIVEKLIPPLPKGASEQKIEEYEKASEKMRQKVENGEVDHLKIEIEVPKRAFEIEDGNMPAEFAKVQETIARVFIASPKENPKKEVSIKEAKEILKIEASEALLDLEGIKQEGLKRAENSGIIFIDEIDKVAVSSNAQGRQDPSKEGVQRDLLPIVEGSIVNTKYGSIKTDHILFIAAGAFSLSKPSDLIAELQGRFPLRVELNSLDEEVLYKILTQTKNSILKQYEALLAVEEVTLKFSEEAIRALAHYSQLANEKTEDIGARRLHTVVEQVIEEISFEAENYKGQEVEITESLVKEKLDNLVANSDIARYIL from the coding sequence ATGACACCAAAAGAGATTGTGAGTTATTTGGATGAATATATTATTGGGCAAAATGATGCTAAAAAAATTGTCGCTATTGCATTGAGAAATCGTTATCGGAGATTGCAACTTCCAAAAGAGATTCAAGAAGAAGTTATGCCCAAAAATATTTTGATGATTGGTTCAACAGGAGTTGGTAAAACTGAAATTGCAAGACGCATGGCTAAAATGATGGGATTGCCTTTTGTTAAAGTAGAAGCTAGCAAATACACGGAAGTGGGATTTGTGGGAAGAGATGTTGAATCAATGGTAAGAGATTTGGTGGTGGCTTCTATCAATCTGGTTAAAGAAGAGCATCGCCAAAAAAATGCACAAGGGATTCAAAAATATGTTTTAGATAAGATTGTAGAAAAATTAATCCCTCCGCTTCCTAAAGGTGCTAGTGAGCAAAAAATAGAAGAATATGAAAAAGCTTCAGAAAAGATGAGACAAAAGGTAGAAAATGGAGAAGTCGATCATCTAAAAATTGAGATTGAAGTTCCAAAACGCGCCTTTGAGATTGAAGATGGAAATATGCCAGCAGAGTTTGCAAAAGTGCAAGAGACTATTGCTAGGGTTTTTATTGCTTCGCCTAAAGAAAATCCCAAAAAAGAAGTGAGTATCAAAGAGGCAAAAGAGATTCTAAAGATTGAAGCAAGTGAAGCCCTATTGGATTTAGAAGGCATTAAGCAAGAGGGGCTAAAAAGAGCGGAGAATAGCGGTATTATCTTTATTGATGAAATTGATAAAGTTGCTGTGAGCTCTAATGCTCAAGGCAGACAAGATCCAAGCAAAGAAGGAGTTCAAAGAGATTTACTACCTATTGTAGAGGGAAGTATTGTAAATACCAAATATGGAAGTATTAAAACTGATCATATTTTATTTATTGCTGCAGGGGCTTTTAGTTTGAGTAAGCCTAGTGATTTGATTGCAGAATTACAAGGAAGATTTCCTTTGCGCGTTGAGCTAAATAGCCTTGATGAAGAAGTGCTTTATAAAATATTAACTCAAACTAAAAATTCAATTTTAAAGCAATATGAAGCACTTTTAGCAGTTGAAGAAGTAACTTTAAAATTTAGTGAAGAAGCCATTAGGGCTTTGGCGCATTATTCTCAACTAGCTAATGAAAAAACAGAGGATATTGGGGCTAGAAGATTGCACACGGTTGTAGAGCAGGTTATTGAAGAAATTAGCTTTGAAGCAGAAAATTACAAGGGTCAGGAAGTGGAAATCACAGAATCTCTTGTCAAAGAAAAGCTAGATAATCTTGTGGCTAATAGTGATATTGCACGATATATTTTATAG
- a CDS encoding L,D-transpeptidase family protein, which yields MKVIWLLLIAVLSYANEYEWIGLYREKGVEALEKKIDEILQTRDYWKEMLKNQDTRFGYYENLKYLFIASKDAPKLESPKLKLYVLENGKWAERLNANSLVGSKGGNKQKEGDLATPIGVYTLEQRLVGLNQYYGPLALTTSYPNLYDRLQKRTGYGIWIHGMPLNGNREELNTRGCIAIENNLLKEVDQIVNHRDSLLITFANEIKEAKKEDLEIILSDLFQWKEAWKNNAIDEYLSFYGEDFIRYDGQKYNAFAAVKRQIFNKREEKNIQFSKINISPYPNEEGKNLFKISYHQDYKAYLNGKLNYSSNGDKELYIELKKGKMQILAEK from the coding sequence ATGAAAGTTATATGGTTATTGTTAATAGCGGTTTTGAGTTATGCTAATGAGTATGAGTGGATTGGGCTTTATAGAGAAAAAGGAGTGGAAGCACTAGAAAAAAAGATTGATGAGATTTTACAAACACGAGATTATTGGAAAGAAATGCTTAAAAACCAAGATACGCGTTTTGGTTATTATGAGAATTTAAAATATCTTTTTATTGCTTCAAAAGATGCGCCAAAGCTAGAATCTCCAAAACTAAAACTTTATGTTTTGGAAAATGGCAAGTGGGCGGAGAGGCTAAATGCAAATAGTTTGGTTGGATCTAAAGGCGGAAACAAACAAAAAGAGGGAGATTTGGCAACACCTATTGGGGTTTATACGCTAGAGCAAAGATTAGTTGGTTTAAATCAATATTATGGACCTTTGGCTTTGACAACTTCTTATCCTAACCTTTATGATAGATTGCAAAAACGCACAGGTTATGGAATTTGGATTCATGGAATGCCACTTAATGGAAACAGAGAAGAGCTTAATACACGCGGTTGTATTGCTATTGAGAATAATCTTTTAAAAGAAGTGGATCAAATTGTTAATCATCGCGATTCTTTGTTAATTACTTTTGCTAATGAAATTAAAGAAGCCAAAAAAGAGGACTTAGAGATTATTTTATCAGATTTATTTCAGTGGAAAGAAGCTTGGAAAAATAATGCCATTGATGAGTATCTTTCTTTTTATGGTGAAGATTTTATTCGCTATGATGGGCAAAAATACAATGCATTTGCTGCAGTGAAGCGACAAATTTTTAATAAGAGAGAGGAGAAAAATATACAATTTAGCAAAATTAATATCTCGCCTTATCCTAACGAAGAGGGTAAGAATCTCTTTAAAATCAGCTATCATCAAGACTACAAAGCTTATTTAAATGGAAAGCTTAATTATTCTTCAAATGGAGACAAGGAGCTTTATATCGAGCTAAAAAAAGGGAAAATGCAAATTTTAGCTGAAAAGTAA
- the rdgB gene encoding RdgB/HAM1 family non-canonical purine NTP pyrophosphatase, with amino-acid sequence MRLILATSNQDKIKEIQAIYQNLKDNLEILAWDVLISPFEIEENGQTFQENALIKSKSVFNALKEKNLLTQNDIILSDDSGICVDALGGKPGIYSARYSGGDSQANLEKLLTEVAKLPNQTSSAYYCASIGISHFYGDFSTHGFMYGDVIAHKRGKNGFGYDPMFIPKGFNQTLAELSDKEKNSISHRTIALKRAEFILKSLLFS; translated from the coding sequence ATGCGACTAATTTTAGCCACCTCTAATCAAGATAAAATCAAAGAAATTCAGGCAATTTATCAAAACTTAAAAGACAACCTAGAGATTCTTGCTTGGGATGTACTTATCTCTCCCTTTGAGATAGAAGAAAATGGGCAAACTTTCCAAGAAAACGCGCTTATTAAATCCAAAAGTGTTTTTAACGCCCTCAAAGAAAAGAATCTCTTAACACAAAACGATATTATTCTCTCTGATGATAGCGGAATCTGTGTGGATGCACTTGGTGGTAAGCCAGGAATCTATAGTGCTCGATATAGCGGAGGAGATTCTCAAGCCAATTTAGAAAAACTTTTAACAGAAGTTGCCAAACTTCCCAATCAAACTTCAAGCGCTTATTATTGTGCAAGTATTGGAATTAGCCATTTTTACGGAGACTTTAGCACTCATGGATTTATGTATGGCGATGTGATTGCGCATAAACGAGGCAAAAATGGGTTTGGCTATGATCCTATGTTTATCCCCAAAGGCTTTAATCAAACCTTAGCAGAACTTAGCGATAAAGAAAAAAATTCAATTTCGCACCGCACCATCGCTCTAAAAAGAGCGGAATTTATTCTAAAATCCTTACTTTTCAGCTAA
- a CDS encoding MFS transporter encodes MQKNYHLFIIMLSAMVTISTLYITQPIQPLLIKEFSISTTQVTLFTSIPLFMLAIAPIFYGYLLEKFDTRLILIISLALLGIFQCLLCLSQQYSSFLILRIGESLAIPAALTATVTCLTRIDSSNKYIGAYIASTIFGGVLSRVGGGILTTIFSWKFTFLALGITSLVIAALITKLPNTNEKIKNTKITFRIFLDFLTDKRFFLLYFAAFLILFCFQGTLNFMPLYVSSLDPSTTAAQIGFMYLGYIIGILAALFSQKIIKFIGGEIKTISIGFVIFSCACLMMLYGDFWQLFFAVFVLSAGMFIINSTLSALINTISTKQKGITNGLYLASYYAGGALGTTLPTYIYRPFGWNTLCLILGIILFVSALIFYQSKKHFIKG; translated from the coding sequence ATGCAAAAAAACTATCATCTTTTTATCATTATGTTAAGTGCAATGGTTACTATTTCAACACTTTATATCACACAGCCCATACAGCCTTTATTAATTAAAGAGTTTTCTATTTCTACCACTCAAGTTACCCTTTTTACTTCCATTCCCCTTTTTATGTTAGCCATCGCCCCTATTTTTTATGGTTATTTATTAGAAAAGTTTGATACTCGACTTATTTTAATTATTTCACTAGCCTTGCTTGGAATCTTTCAATGCCTTTTGTGTTTAAGCCAACAATATAGCAGTTTTCTAATCCTTAGAATTGGAGAATCGCTTGCTATTCCTGCGGCACTTACAGCAACCGTTACTTGCCTTACACGCATTGATTCTAGCAATAAATACATTGGCGCCTATATTGCTTCTACAATTTTTGGCGGTGTTCTCTCTCGCGTTGGTGGTGGAATTTTGACGACTATTTTTTCTTGGAAATTCACTTTTTTAGCCCTTGGAATTACAAGTCTTGTGATTGCAGCACTTATTACAAAGCTCCCAAATACTAACGAAAAAATTAAAAATACAAAAATCACCTTTAGAATCTTTTTAGATTTTTTAACAGACAAACGCTTTTTCTTGTTGTATTTTGCAGCATTTTTAATCCTCTTTTGTTTTCAAGGCACTCTTAATTTTATGCCCCTTTATGTTTCCTCCCTTGATCCAAGCACTACTGCAGCACAAATTGGCTTTATGTATCTTGGATATATCATTGGTATTCTAGCTGCTCTTTTTTCACAAAAAATTATCAAATTTATTGGTGGAGAAATAAAAACTATCAGCATCGGTTTTGTGATTTTTTCTTGTGCGTGTCTTATGATGCTTTATGGAGATTTTTGGCAACTCTTTTTTGCAGTGTTTGTGTTAAGTGCCGGTATGTTTATCATTAACTCCACTCTTTCTGCATTAATCAACACAATCTCCACCAAGCAAAAGGGAATCACCAATGGCTTGTATCTTGCTTCATACTATGCAGGTGGCGCACTTGGGACAACATTGCCCACTTACATTTATCGCCCTTTTGGCTGGAATACTCTTTGTTTGATTCTAGGGATTATTTTGTTTGTAAGCGCTTTGATTTTTTATCAATCTAAAAAACATTTTATCAAAGGATAA
- the rplI gene encoding 50S ribosomal protein L9 — protein sequence MKVLLLQDVKALGKKGEICEVKDGYGKNFLIAKGMADFATNEVINRYKATQKKIAQQAAENRALMEMAAKKIEEITLKISQKVGANGSLYGAITKEDIAEELARAHRLEIDKKSIELKSPIKSTGVYEVEIKLGGGIHANLKIDVEAL from the coding sequence ATGAAAGTATTATTATTACAAGATGTGAAAGCATTAGGAAAAAAAGGTGAAATTTGCGAAGTAAAAGATGGGTATGGAAAGAATTTTTTAATTGCTAAGGGAATGGCAGATTTTGCAACTAATGAAGTGATTAATCGCTACAAAGCAACACAAAAAAAGATAGCACAACAAGCAGCAGAAAATAGAGCTTTAATGGAAATGGCAGCCAAGAAGATTGAGGAAATTACTCTAAAAATTTCTCAAAAAGTTGGTGCAAATGGATCTCTTTATGGTGCAATTACCAAAGAAGATATTGCAGAAGAGCTTGCTAGAGCGCATCGTTTGGAGATTGACAAAAAAAGTATTGAGCTTAAAAGTCCCATTAAATCTACAGGGGTTTATGAAGTAGAAATTAAATTAGGCGGTGGAATCCACGCAAATTTGAAAATTGATGTAGAGGCGCTGTAA
- a CDS encoding tRNA 2-thiocytidine biosynthesis TtcA family protein, which produces MENKIEISKKILKITGSTNAEFGLIKEGDRVLLGLSGGKDSILLATLLARLKKYAPFDFEFKALTVDYGRGGEYEYIFEYCEKLGIPYELYRTDIYKILEENRREGSVYCSFCSRMRRGALYSKALEGGFNKIALAHHLDDAVESFMMNLTYNGALRSMPPIYKAQNGLYVIRPLIFLRERQIIDFIAKNNIYIAPDCNCPIMWQSDDKRPYAREKTKQMLKEMEEANPDFFTSLKVALGNVHLNSLFDKKYLDKQD; this is translated from the coding sequence ATGGAAAATAAGATTGAAATTAGTAAAAAAATTCTTAAGATTACAGGTAGCACAAATGCTGAATTTGGCTTAATAAAAGAGGGTGATAGAGTTTTATTGGGTTTGAGTGGCGGAAAAGATTCGATACTTTTAGCAACCCTATTAGCAAGATTAAAAAAATATGCTCCCTTTGATTTTGAGTTTAAGGCACTCACGGTGGATTATGGCAGAGGGGGGGAATATGAATATATTTTTGAATATTGTGAAAAATTAGGGATTCCCTATGAGCTTTATCGCACAGATATTTATAAAATTTTAGAAGAAAATCGCCGAGAGGGTAGTGTGTATTGTAGCTTTTGTTCGCGTATGCGAAGAGGGGCTTTGTATTCTAAGGCTTTGGAGGGAGGATTTAATAAAATTGCTTTAGCCCACCATTTAGATGATGCAGTAGAGAGTTTTATGATGAATCTGACTTATAATGGTGCTTTGCGCTCTATGCCACCTATTTATAAGGCACAAAATGGTTTGTATGTGATTCGCCCATTAATTTTTCTAAGAGAAAGGCAGATTATTGACTTTATTGCCAAAAACAATATTTATATTGCTCCAGATTGCAATTGTCCTATTATGTGGCAAAGTGATGATAAACGCCCTTATGCAAGAGAAAAAACAAAGCAAATGCTAAAAGAAATGGAAGAAGCTAATCCAGATTTTTTCACTTCTTTAAAAGTAGCGTTAGGAAATGTGCATCTTAATAGTTTGTTTGATAAAAAATATTTAGATAAGCAGGATTGA
- the hslV gene encoding ATP-dependent protease subunit HslV, which produces MFEATTILAYKTENGAVIGGDGQVTFGNCVLKGNATKIRTLYHGQILSGFAGSTADAFSLFDMFEGILENKKGDLLKSVIEFSKEWRKDKYLRRLEAMMIVLNKEKIFILSGTGDVVEPEDGRIAAIGSGGNYALSAARALDRFGGGQMQPKDLVLESLKIAGELCIYTNQNIKILEL; this is translated from the coding sequence ATGTTTGAAGCAACAACGATATTAGCCTATAAAACAGAAAATGGGGCAGTCATTGGCGGAGATGGACAAGTTACTTTTGGAAATTGTGTCTTAAAGGGTAATGCTACTAAGATTCGCACACTTTATCATGGACAGATTTTAAGTGGCTTTGCAGGAAGCACAGCAGATGCTTTTAGTCTTTTTGATATGTTTGAGGGAATCTTAGAAAACAAAAAAGGGGATTTGCTTAAATCAGTGATAGAGTTTTCTAAAGAATGGCGTAAAGACAAGTATTTAAGGCGTTTAGAGGCGATGATGATTGTTTTAAATAAGGAGAAAATTTTTATTTTAAGTGGCACAGGCGATGTGGTAGAGCCAGAAGATGGAAGAATTGCTGCTATTGGTAGTGGCGGAAATTATGCACTCTCGGCTGCTAGAGCTTTGGATAGATTTGGTGGTGGGCAAATGCAACCAAAAGATTTAGTTTTAGAATCGCTTAAAATTGCAGGAGAGCTTTGCATTTATACTAATCAGAATATTAAGATTTTAGAACTTTAA